From the Paludibacterium paludis genome, one window contains:
- a CDS encoding arsenate reductase — MITVYGIPNCNTVKKARDWLAREGIDYRFHDFKKAGIDAPRLAAWLDAVPLDKLVNRQGTTWRGLNDEDKARAATREGAIGLMMANPSLIKRPVLECRGAVILGFAEERYREALTQ, encoded by the coding sequence ATGATCACTGTTTACGGCATCCCTAACTGCAATACCGTCAAAAAAGCCCGCGACTGGCTTGCCCGCGAAGGCATCGACTACCGGTTCCACGATTTCAAGAAAGCCGGCATCGATGCGCCCCGCCTGGCCGCCTGGCTTGACGCCGTCCCCCTCGACAAGCTCGTCAACCGCCAGGGCACCACCTGGCGCGGCCTGAACGACGAGGACAAGGCGCGAGCCGCGACGCGGGAAGGCGCGATCGGCCTGATGATGGCCAACCCCTCGCTGATCAAGCGCCCGGTACTGGAATGCCGCGGCGCGGTCATCCTGGGCTTCGCCGAGGAACGCTACCGGGAGGCGCTGACACAATGA